Proteins encoded by one window of Aphidius gifuensis isolate YNYX2018 linkage group LG2, ASM1490517v1, whole genome shotgun sequence:
- the LOC122850680 gene encoding membrane alanyl aminopeptidase-like yields MDIDIEKQFYTITLLNIIQAGKYLLDLFFIGEIRDDVFGFYRSSSKVGNETRWIGVTQFSSTFARRAFPCFDEPYMKAHFKLHIGHYSNQKVTSNTKAESIKKTDEDYCITTMETTPLMSTYLVGWVIHDFTQDNLINSSFRIWARRSMTGRGIQSLMEGRQTYLALESWMKIKNPIEKFDHIAIPDFNFQAMENWGSITMRESVFLHEINQTPTLKIHSGRNTMAHEYAHTWFGNLVTPEFWNVAWLKEGFATFFSYFIHSTRVNKINDNRMMDLFVIEVQQDALLDDSVKHKRTMNGVGIDEVESAFECLDFVTYKKGASVIRMIEQLMNANNFQLALRSYLKNKSFSFATPAVLYHHLNNFTNTHVLDDINIGQVIETYATQPGFPMVTVTRNYLTNSIEITQQRFYQNANLTIDKFNNSKWWIPLNFATNSTNNMNMSNFGSLWLKPSDKVINTSINVNSSEWIICDIDKAGYYRVNYDNHNWDILINYMMFNKFKTLHQVTRATLIDDSFNLARAGYLNYKIPLNLSNYLVRETEYEPWYSAINSFNFLHKMFRGSSTIRTNLENHVKRLTEVIYQFLTFNGTRDEQLRTKLLRNLILSTSCLMNNTDCLKNAKLTFENWMNNKFINPDVKSFVYCVGIRHGNESDWENVFSRLNNTELHSEKELLINGLGCTKNETKINKLLNYSIYAGYEIPKQYQINIFNAALTGNPENVKIVLNYFSKNINNIIQLRRHTFLQKMINSIKKEITSMENLQILKNLIDSNKNNLGKSLKTADNAIKFAEETISWIKRYSPVFAELLITKL; encoded by the exons ATGGACat cgatattgaaaaacaattttacacTATAacattattgaatattattcaaGCTGGAAAATATTtgcttgatttatttttcataggtGAAATTCGTGATGATGTTTTTGGATTTTATCGAAGTTCAAGTAAAGTTGGAAATGAAACAAG ATGGATTGGCGTGACACAATTTTCATCAACATTTGCAAGACGTGCCTTCCCCTGTTTTGATGAGCCATACATGAAGGCTCATTTTAAATTGCACATAGGCCATTATAGTAATCAAAAAGTAACATCAAACACAAAAGCCGAGAGTATCAAAAAAAC TGATGAAGATTACTGTATTACAACAATGGAAACAACACCATTAATGTCAACGTATCTTGTTGGTTGGGTGATTCATGATTTTACCcaagataatttaataaattcatcatttcGTATATGGGCAAGACGATCAATGACTGGAAGAGGCATCCAGTCACTGATGGAAGGACGACAAACATATCTTGCACTAGAATCatggatgaaaataaaaaatccaattgaaaaatttgaccACATTGCAATACcagattttaattttcaagcaATGGAAAATTGGGGTTCTATAACAATGAGGGAATCAGTTTTTCTTCatgaaataaatcaaacacCAACATTGAAAATTCACTCAGGAAGAAATACAATGGCACATGAATATGCTCATACGTGGTTTGGTAATTTAGTTACACCAGAATTTTGGAATGTCGCATGGTTAAAAGAAGGTTTtgcaacatttttttcatactttattCATTCCACaagagtaaataaaattaatgataatcgTATGATGgatttatttgtcattgaaGTACAGCAAGATGCATTGTTAGATGATTCTGTTAAACATAAAAGAACAATGAATGGTGTTGGTATTGATGAAGTAGAAAGTGCCTTTGAATGTCTTGATTTTGTAACATACAAAAAAGGTGCATCAGTTATTAGAATGATTGAACAATTAATGaatgcaaataattttcaactaGCCTTAAgatcttatttaaaaaataaatcatttagttTTGCAACACCTGCAGTATTGTATCAtcatctaaataattttacaaatacacATGTACttgatgatataaatattggaCAAGTTATTGAAACTTATGCGACACAACCAGGTTTTCCAATGGTCACAGTAACACGAAACTATTTGacaaattcaattgaaataactCAACAACGTTTCTATCAAAATGCAAATTtaactattgataaatttaacaattccAAATGGTGGATTCCACTGAATTTTGCAACAAATTCAACCAATAATATGAACATGTCAAATTTTGGTTCTTTGTGGTTAAAACCATCTGACAAAGTCATCAACACAAGCATCAATGTTAATTCTTCTGAATGGATTATTTGTGATATTGACAAGGCTGGTTATTATCGTGTTAATTATGACAATCATAACTGGGACATACTAATTAATTACAtgatgtttaataaatttaaaacacttCATCAGGTGACTAGAGCAACATTGATTgatgattcatttaatttagcaCGAGctggttatttaaattacaaaatacctTTAAATTTGAGTAATTATCTTGTTCGAGAAACAGAATATGAACCATGGTATTCagcaataaattcatttaattttttacataaaatgtTTCGAGGTTCATCGACAATTCGTACAAATTTAgag aatcaTGTTAAACGACTTACTGaagtaatttatcaatttttaacattCAATGGAACGAGAGACGAACAACTTCGTACTAAACTTTTacgcaatttaattttatcaacttcTTGTTTGATGAATAATACAGATTGTCTTAAAAATGCTAAGCTTACGTTTGAAAATtggatgaataataaatt catCAATCCGGATGTGAAAAGCTTTGTTTATTGTGTGGGAATTAGACATGGCAATGAATCCGATTGGGAAAATGTTTTCAGCCGATTGAATAATACTGAGTTACATTCTGAAAaagaattattgattaatgGCCTTGGCTGTACTAAAAACGaaacaaaaatcaacaa attattgaattattcaatttatgcTGGATATGAAATCCCAAAGCagtatcaaattaatattttcaatgcagCTTTAACTGGAAATCCTGAAAAtgtgaaaattgttttaaattatttcagtaaaaatattaataatattattcaatt acGTAGACATACGTTTCTACAAAAAATGATCAATAGTATTAAGAAAGAAATTACTTCAATGGAAAATCTTCAAATA cttaaaaatttaattgattctaataaaaataatctggGCAAATCTTTAAAAACAGCTGACAATGCAATTAAGTTTGCAGAAGAAACAATTTCATGGATAAAAAGGTATTCCCCTGTTTTCgctgaattattaattactaaattataa
- the LOC122850682 gene encoding aminopeptidase N-like yields MAMRWAILLFLFVALVKASPPRNEKKDTFKKILDDTKYRLPDVKNIEIISYNLKFSPNFEDFTFDGDVDIDFIVKADLPTITLHSKNLNVTEKPYIQWPSSDGSSSLNQVGTHTFDTKRDFLIIAFPKPVVSSKTPYKLSLKFRGELNDGLRGFYRSQYTNSDGKKIWLAATHFEPVGARQAFPCFDEPALKAKFTIQIKHRANYEAISNMHYIHRDVIEKTKDVLTTFAETPAMSTYLVAFVVSDFDYLENEELTFKIWARKNVIKNGKYALDIGQHALKALENYTGITMNQMGFEKMENIAIPQFAAGAMENWGLVTYKENALLVETNKTEPRAKESVATVIAHEFAHQWFGNLVSPKWWTYVWLNEGFANYFQYIITHETEPSWRIKDLELIESLQQTAFVSDSDVEAVPMNYQVESPTEISNKFDSISYSKAGSVIRMIANILGEKKFQDALKAYLTEMKGKSAESSDLFKQFENVYESNKFTQKNFGEALVNWAETPGFPVINVERDYVKNISVVTQERFLLVDKKDNSDKYYVALNMAQSPGDFNWTKITHWLKPDEQNITIPIENNDAWVIFNKHQYGYYRVNYDEKNWQLIIKTLKSKNYTNIHVLNRAQLVDDSLNLARVGKLDYQIVFDLISYIKHEEDYVPWYPAFVGFEFLNKMLSSSEFYKGYQKYVLNLLADVEQKLKYDSTDKDDHLTNYWRVLTQSLACKLGSKPCRDDASAKLDKWLADPSSITADQKTVVLCAGIRSVNHDKWHKLFDKYIESHDNDLLGALGCSSNKEILNHYLHSAANKSIDLKNRELVFSAIYSGSPEGLDVALTFLTDKNLIVNNITTDTATLKSYFISVGDYITTKEHQNKLEEFARHIEANLRDFSKEVTQAVHESILKAKANIKWIRKTEPTISKVFEEKENKDSTSDKNNSTIFTASTILLSQLNSCTENRNYAHLLVKPSFRLPDNIIPKYYKIQLEPHVDDATFTFNGTSVIEFSVVEPTKDIVFHSSYYITIDKSYTELIGNKTSKFKPIIQRWSYFYEFFFIRFNFTLDTGNYSLGLKWFGHDAKHDGFFRRSTPKTNGNESSIIVATHFQDSSARKVFPCWDEPGYRTPFEISIKHFSNYTALSNMPIKNQFESDDKKLWTNFETTPAMSTYLVTFILSNYYHYAGDNNITFWAPKNNMEQIFHAFNVSQYILPALEKYTGIKYALPKLDQITVPFFPAGGTEHYGMISYGPISYNIKECDRVIQDQVTLLVAHEIAHQWFGNLVTPKWWNNLWLSEAFAVYFSYKISDQALVTQNYMDTFVVSAMNKISFTAEKSTRIPRPIIFMPKRSSEIRDLFTSITYRKGAAIVRMLEHIISEEIFQQGLTNYLKKHQMGTVETDDLWQALQETYNEKNNNNNTHLDIKKIMDPWVNQTGYPLLNITRDYKTNLINISQNDYLNSNSKNTWTIPINIATSLTKNFNSTEPTIWLNKSNDSFNIDGINNTDWIILNIQQTGFYRVNYDFENWKRIAEYLNSDDYHNIHVINRAQLLWDLQYFFLNDERYFDILIDVLFYLHRETNYLPWIPAINVIEKFSTVLINTPIYNVFEKFSLYIMDNIVNYIGYDNDPNDEHLIALAKYYILPWAADFGHVECRNAAREKLAEKLQNSTIDLHHSQKDSWIYCNGLKKMNETVWENFIGGYFENPSLEPHIIYIGCLNNHGFIKKYIDLIIQHKNASGYTLIDALSSVISGDQQNVDFIIDYFIENIEKIRQFYNERKKPGSVKIITEMISSKIKNNDQLEKFSKFLAQQEVEGKMSRTNEMITTARNVIALSEKIASKFRNKINGKAIFSNFINNM; encoded by the exons ATGGCAATGCGCTGggcaatattgttgtttttgtttgtgGCTCTTGTGAAAGCTAGTCCACCtcggaatgaaaaaaaagatacatttaaaaaaattctagacGATACAAAGTATAGACTACCcgatgttaaaaatattgaaataatttccTATAATTTGAAATTCAGTCCAAATTTTGAAGACTTTACTTTCGACGGTGATGTGGATATTGATTTTATAGTCAAGGCTGATTTACCAACCATAACTCTGCATTCGAAGAATTTGAATGTCACAGAAAAACCATATATACAGTGGCCAAGTTCAGATGGTTCCTCTTCTCTAAATCAAGTGGGAACACATACCTTTGACACAAAGAGAGACTTTTTGATAATTGCATTTCCTAAACCAGTAGTAAGCAGCAAGACCccttataaattatcattaaagttTCGTGGTGAACTCAATGATGGATTAAGAGGTTTCTATCGTTCACAATATACAAACagtgatggaaaaaaaat atGGCTTGCTGCAACTCATTTTGAACCAGTTGGTGCTCGTCAAGCATTTCCATGTTTTGATGAACCAGCACTAAAAGCAAAATTCACAATTCAAATTAAACACAGAGCAAATTATGAAGCTATCTCAAATATGCATTACATTCATAGAGATGTTATCGAAAAGACAAAAGATGTATTAACAACATTTGCTGAAACTCCAGCAATGTCAACGTATTTAGTTGCATTTGTTGTATCAgattttgattatttagaaaatgaagaactaacatttaaaatatgggcaagaaaaaatgtcattaaaaatggaaaatatgcTCTTGATATTGGGCAGCATGCTTTGAAAGCACTTGAAAATTATACTGGTATTACAATGAATCAAATGGGTTttgaaaaaatggaaaatattgcTATTCCACAATTTGCTGCTGGTGCAATGGAAAATTGGGGTCTAGTAACATACAAAGAAAATGCTTTGCTtgttgaaacaaataaaacagaaCCTAGAGCCAAAGAGAGTGTTGCCACTGTAATTGCACATGAATTTGCTCATCAATGGTTTGGCAATTTAGTAAGCCCAAAATGGTGGACATACGTTTGGCTAAATGAAGGATTTGCAAATTACTTCcaatatataataacacacgaa actGAACCATCTTGGAGAATTAAGGATCTAGAATTAATTGAAAGTCTACAACAAACTGCTTTCGTTTCAGATAGTGATGTTGAAGCCGTACCAATGAATTATCAAGTTGAAAGTCCAACAGAAATAAGCAATAAATTTGACAGTATTTCTTATTCAAAAG ctgGATCGGTCATTCGTATGATTGCAAATATTCTTGGTGAGAAGAAATTTCAAGATGCATTGAAGGCATACCTCACAGAAAT gaAAGGAAAATCAGCAGAATCTAGTGatctttttaaacaatttgaaaatgtatacgaaagtaataaatttacacaGAAAAATTTTGGAGAAGCACTTGTTAATTGGGCTGAGACTCCAGGCTTTCCAGTTATAAATGTTGAAAGAgattatgttaaaaatatatcagttGTAACACAAGAAAGATTTTTATTAGTAGATAAAAAAGATAACAGCGACAAATATTATGTGGCACTCAATATGGCACAATCACCAGGCGATTTTAATTGGACAAAAATAACACACTGGTTAAAACCAGATGAACAGAATATAACTATTCCAATTGAGAATAATGATGCTTGGGTAATCTTCAACAAACATCAATATg gtTATTACCGTGTTAATTATGACGAAAAAAATTggcaattaattatcaaaacattgaaaagtaaaaattacacaaatatTCATGTTTTGAATCGTGCTCAACTTGTTGATGATTCATTGAATCTAGCCAGAGTTGGTAAACTTGATTATCAAATTGTATTTGATTTGATATCATATATTAAACATGAAGAAGATTATGTTCCTTGGTATCCAGCATTCGTtggatttgaatttttaaataaaatgttatcaTCTTCTGAATTTTACAAAGGCtatcaa AAATACGTGTTGAATCTTCTTGCTGAtgttgaacaaaaattaaaatacgattCAACTGATAAAGATGATCATTTGACAAATTACTGGAGAGTTCTTACACAATCATTGGCCTGTAAACTTGGATCAAAACCTTGCAGAGATGATGCATCTGCAAAATTAGATAAATGGCTAGCTGATCCATCATc aataacaGCTGATCAAAAAACAGTAGTTCTCTGTGCTGGCATACGCAGTGTAAATCACGATAAATGGCATAAACTATtcgataaatatattgaaagcCATGATAATGATCTGCTAGGAGCTCTTGGATGTTCTTCAAACAAAGAAATTCTTAATCATTATTTACACAGTGCTGCAAacaaatcaattgatttaaaaaatcgtgAACTTGTTTTTTCAGCTATTTATTCAGGTAGTCCAGAGGGTCTTGATGTAGCTCTTACTTTTCTTACCGATAAAAATCTCATTGTTAACAACAt aACAACTGACACTGCAACTTTgaaaagttattttataaGTGTTGGAGATTATATAACTACCAAAGAACATCAGAATAAG ttggaAGAATTTGCCAGGCATATTGAAGCAAATCTCCGTGATTTTTCTAAAGAAGTAACACAAGCTGTACACGAAAGTATATTAAAAGCCAAAGCCAATATTAAATGGATTAGAAAAACTGAACCGACAATTAGTAAAGTATTTgaggaaaaagaaaataaagattcaacatcagataaaaataatagtacaaTATTTACAGcgtcaacaattttatta tCTCAGTTGAATAGTTGTACTGAAA ATAGAAATTATGCACATTTATTAGTAAAACCAAGCTTTCGTTTACCTGACAATATAATTccaaaatattacaaaattcaaTTAGAGCCACATGTTGATGATGCTACTTTTACATTCAATGGAACAAGTGTTATTGAATTTAGTGTTGTTGAACCAACAAAAGATATTGTCTTTCATTCTTCATATTAcataacaattgataaaagttATACAGAGCTCATTGGAAATAAGACAAGTAAATTCAAGCCAATTATACAAAGATGgagttatttttatgaattttttttcatacgttTTAATTTTACACTTGACACTGGAAATTATTCACTTGGTTTAAAATGGTTTGGTCATGATGCTAAACATGATGGATTTTTTCGTCGTTCAACTCCAAAAACAAATGGAAATGAATCATC aaTTATTGTTGCAACTCATTTTCAAGATTCTTCAGCACGAAAAGTTTTTCCATGCTGGGACGAGCCTGGTTATCGAACGCCatttgaaatttcaataaaacatttttcaaattatactGCATTATCAAATATgccaattaaaaatcaatttgaaagtgatgataaaaaattatggacAAATTTTGAAACAACACCAGCAATGTCAACTTATTTAGTAACTTTTATAttgtcaaattattatcattatgcaGGTGACAATAATATAACATTTTGGgcaccaaaaaataatatggaaCAAATATTTCATGCATTCAATGTCagtcaatatattttaccagcattagaaaaatatactgGTATTAAATATGCTCTCCCAAAATTAGATCAGATCACAGTACCATTTTTTCCAGCAGGTGGAACTGAGCATTATGGAATGATAAGCTatgg acCAATATCATACAATATAAAAGAATGTGACAGAGTAATCCAAGATCAAGTTACTCTTCTTGTTGCCCACGAAATAGCTCATCAatg gtTTGGTAATTTGGTAACACCAAAGTGGTGGAATAACTTATGGTTGAGTGAAGCATTTGCAGTttatttttcctataaaatatCAGACCAG gCTCTTGTAACACAAAATTATATGGATACTTTTGTTGTTAGtgcaatgaataaaatttcattcactgcagaaaaatcaacaagaaTACCACGTCCTATTATATTTATGCCAAAAAGATCATCAGAAATTCGTGATTTATTTACATCAATAACCTATAgaaaag gTGCTGCGATTGTTCGTATGTTGGAGCATATAATTTCAGAAGAGATTTTTCAACAAGGCCTAACAAATTATCTCAAAAAACA ccAAATGGGGACAGTAGAAACTGATGATCTTTGGCAAGCACTTCAAGAAacttacaatgaaaaaaataacaacaataatacacatcttgatattaaaaaaattatggatcCATGGGTGAATCAAACAGGCTATCCATTGTTAAACATTACAAGagattataaaacaaatttgataaatatttctcaaaatgattatttaaattcaaattcaaaaaatacatGGACAATTCCCATAAACATTGCAACGAGTTTaacgaaaaattttaattcaactgaACCAACAATTTGgctaaataaatcaaatgatagttttaatattgatggaattaataatactgattggattattttaaacatacaaCAAACTg gATTTTATCGTGTTAATTATGACTTTGAAAATTGGAAACGAATTGCTGAATATTTAAACAGTGATGATTACCATAATATTCATGTTATTAATCGTGCACAATTATTATGggatttacaatatttttttttaaatgacgaacgctattttgatatattaattgatgttttattttatttacatcgtGAGACTAATTATTTACCATGGATACCAGCAATCaatgttattgaaaaattttcaactgtaTTAATAAACACACcgatttataatgtttttgaaaaattttcattatatattatggataatattgttaattatattggATATGATAATGATCCAAATGACGAACACTTGATTGCACTagctaaatattatattttaccatGGGCTGCTGATTTTGGACATGTTGAATGTCGAAATGCAGCCAGAGAAAAACTCGCtgaaaaacttcaaaattcaacaattgattt acatCATTCACAAAAAGATTCATGGATTTATTGTAatgggttaaaaaaaatgaacgagACAGTATGGGAAAATTTTATTGGTGGTTATTTTGAAAACCCATCATTAGaaccacatattatttatattggatgtttaaataatcatggttttattaaaaaatatattgacttAATTATTCAACATAAAAATGCATCAGGTTATACACTGATTGATGCTCTATCATCAGTGATATCAGGTGATCAacaaaatgttgattttattatcgactatttcattgaaaatatagaaaaaatacgtCAATT ttacaaTGAAAGAAAGAAGCCTGGAAGTGTAAAGATAATAACTGAAATGATcagtagtaaaataaaaaataatgatcaaCTTGAAAAG tttagtAAATTCTTGGCACAACAGGAAGTTGAGGGAAAAATGTCACGCACAAACGAAATGATAACTACAGCAAGAAATGTGATTGCACTTAGTGAAAAAATAGCTTCAAAATTtcgtaataaaataaatggaaaagctatattttcaaattttattaacaatatgtaa